One stretch of Cryptosporidium parvum Iowa II chromosome 3, whole genome shotgun sequence DNA includes these proteins:
- a CDS encoding hypothetical protein (with a signal peptide, within locus of cryptosporidium paralogs), with protein MFTYSLVFVILSVIILPCDIIPYKYGSFNLFLNNWLSISENNRFNIFSFSQLKKSQGLTRFSGFEMLSQLEDMNPEEMFEKIESRDESWLLQLTTNELELLLDKLKFLLDLQLNRHNELLSTLQIELSESQETVNELKVSEEFINKLLKCILVLLTQIVEKKLFKFEISLKQLKDSNRFTELELIQRELLFLQEIKDFIRNLFFVYYCKNPLVMNSSLCSFLTSVYSDTEAKFLSKTENLYEAYDKYENEWEDINDESIKLMNKRKKKKSNLKKKKFKSKAKRINFKKTKLKSRKKVKYQRKFNLN; from the coding sequence ATGTTTACATATAGCTTAGTTTTTGTGATTTTATCCGTAATTATTTTGCCGTGCGATATTATTCCATATAAATATGGgtcatttaatttatttttaaataattggCTGTctatttctgaaaataatcgatttaatatattttcattttctcaACTAAAAAAATCGCAAGGTTTAACTAGATTCTCAGGTTTTGAAATGCTTTCACAACTGGAAGATATGAATCCCGAAGAAATGTTTGAGAAAATTGAATCGAGAGATGAATCTTGGTTACTACAATTAACTACAAATGAATTGGAGTTATTATTGGACAAactaaaatttttattagatTTACAATTAAATAGACATAATGAGCTTTTAAGTACATTACAAATAGAGCTATCAGAATCACAAGAGACAGTTAATGAGCTGAAAGTTTCGGAagaatttataaataaactTTTAAAATGTATATTAGTGCTTCTAACACAAATTGTTGAAAAGAAGCtgtttaaatttgaaataagccttaaacaattaaaagattcaaatagGTTTACTGAACTTGAATTGATTCAAagagaattattatttcttcaagAAATAAAGGATTTtataagaaatttatttttcgTTTATTATTGTAAAAATCCATTGGTAATGAACAGTTCATTATGCAGTTTCCTTACTTCGGTATATTCCGATACTGAAGCCAAATTTTTGTCCAAGACAGAGAATCTTTATGAAGCATatgataaatatgaaaatgaatGGGAAGACATTAATGATGAAtctattaaattaatgaataaaagaaagaaaaaaaaatctaatttaaaaaaaaagaaatttaaaagTAAGGCAAAACgtattaatttcaagaaaacCAAATTAAAATCAAGGAAAAAAGTCAAATATCAGAGAAagtttaatttaaattaa
- a CDS encoding hypothetical protein (with a signal peptide, within locus of cryptosporidium paralogs) — protein sequence MNLSFIYVMGFFPVKFFPILFFSITINNGLFSRNYEESLIDFSLSQLSAESESNDGSSRSLRSFLSLESFESCFSEFQSQSSYYTALDYGSDDSTDKVPCEFECKYSKEEILKSIRKGNYKKLKKIRTIFLEELMDEIITKVMNIILNYERQMSRKENLLAQYEVHKQLNKNKIKKIKKEIKLLKLETDCYLTRLDLYLYNLFKHLFSIKIKNFKSTTKVLKSSLHYNKINSLQREIAFNYELLSFLEAAFLHYLCNNGLFANRHLCAFILKQSLKITKFNEKIISLHKKAIDKIGVFTRPDSGSESRLETIPEEPSNSYEPF from the coding sequence ATGAATCTTTCATTTATATATGTTATGGGGTTTTTTCCAGTTAAATTTTTTCcgatattatttttttctataacaattaataatggatTGTTTTCAAGAAATTACGAAGaatcattaattgatttttcattaaGCCAACTATCAGCAGAATCAGAATCAAACGATGGATCATCAAGAAGCTTGAGATCTTTTCTTAGTTTAGAAAGTTTTGAATCCTGCTTCTCAGAATTCCAATCGCAAAGTTCCTACTATACTGCCCTTGACTATGGTAGTGATGATTCTACCGATAAAGTCCCATGTGAATTTGAATGTAAATATtctaaagaagaaatactTAAATCAATTCGTAAAGGTAATtataagaaattaaaaaagattcGAACAATTTTTCTTGAAGAACTTATGgatgaaataattacaaaAGTTATGAacataattttgaattacgAAAGACAAATGAGTaggaaagaaaatttattagCACAATATGAAGTACATAAACAgctaaataaaaataaaattaaaaaaattaaaaaagaaattaagttattaaaattgGAAACAGACTGTTACTTAACTCGCTTAGATTTGTATTTGTACAATCTGTTTAaacatttattttcaattaaaataaaaaattttaaatcaaCAACAAAAGTTCTTAAATCAAGTCTACactataataaaattaattctttgcAGCGAGAAATCGCCTTCAATTATGAACTATTATCTTTCCTGGAAGCTGCCTTCTTACATTATCTTTGCAATAATGGCTTATTTGCAAATCGTCATTTATGTGCATTCATATTAAAACAAAGTTTAAAGATTACTAAATTTAACGAGAAAATAATTAGCTTACATAAGAAAGCCATTGATAAAATTGGAGTTTTTACTAGACCAGATTCGGGATCGGAATCAAGACTTGAAACAATACCAGAAGAACCTTCTAATTCTTATGAACCATTTTAA
- a CDS encoding hypothetical protein (with a signal peptide, within locus of cryptosporidium paralogs) gives MKRSKFSLLYIILKFFILFIFFVYLKTRHDLIKYDHTLTQNNFKRSHSSKLNQFYQILSISFINNGPTNANGEGAKDISDNESGTSSTSGNPSPNNEFDSDNGKQDKTHSMKICRSSSCPNLGPISSSRSNSSSNHNSNSEIKSRSKSEPWLRSKTKSRSKTRSRSKTRSGSKTRSRSESRSRSGSRSRPITVMKKRSKSDSSVNPKPTTSKPAPLNLEDRIGSSGPLSSKEELGIYCLELSVEEVLKILQSKDTSRLSDVSSFSLSMALDELIFMNSSLYSKLVDLEKAIQREKSKLNPEDRNYERRLSTLKDFTKTESSGIIKQSEQLFKLVQILFEILYSRKIQAFESTTDAIISQNSDPKVITSRRIVFSSELISNLTVLYNMLHCNQSFLSSLLFCRFLQDYIENNRRVNSALTKYMMSLEESNGVIESSSKVNRGRKSKRKTRMKKKASRSKSLLKDPECENQEKKIRKLDSKFRKLFTSSNIGLESIE, from the coding sequence atgaAACGAAGCAAATTTAGTCTTTTATacataatattgaaattctttatattatttattttttttgtttatttgaaaaCTAGACATGATCTAATTAAGTACGATCACACTCTGACCCAAAACAACTTTAAACGAAGTCACTCATCTAAATTAAACCAATTCTACCAAATTCTAAGtatatcttttattaataatgggCCAACTAACGCGAATGGTGAAGGTGCTAAAGATATCTCAGATAATGAATCTGGTACCAGTTCAACATCTGGAAATCCAAGTcctaataatgaatttgattcaGATAATGGAAAACAAGATAAAACTCATTCTATGAAAATATGTAGATCAAGCTCATGTCCAAATTTAGGACCTATATCTAGCTCAAGATCTAATTCAAGTTCTAATCATAATTCAAACTctgaaataaaatcaagGTCGAAATCGGAACCATGGTTAAGGTCCAAAACAAAGTCAAGGTCTAAAACAAGGTCGAGGTCCAAAACAAGGTCGGGGTCCAAAACAAGGTCAAGATCGGAATCAAGATCAAGATCGGGGTCAAGATCGAGACCAATAACAGTAATGAAGAAGCGGTCTAAATCGGATTCTTCAGTCAATCCTAAACCAACTACTTCAAAACCGGCCCCGCTTAATCTTGAAGATCGAATTGGTTCTAGTGGACCTTTATCATCTAAAGAAGAACTTGGTATTTACTGTCTCGAATTATCTGTTGAAGaagttttaaaaattttacaGTCAAAAGATACTTCCAGGCTAAGTGATGTatcatctttttcattaagCATGGCTTTagatgaattaatttttatgaattcttctttatatAGTAAATTAGTTGATTTGGAAAAAGCTATACAACGTGAAAAATCTAAATTAAATCCTGAAGACAGAAACTATGAAAGAAGGTTAAGCACTCTCAAAGATTTTACTAAAACTGAATCTTctggaattattaaacaaaGTGAACAATTATTCAAACTTGTGCAAAtactttttgaaattttgtATTCAAGAAAGATTCAAGCGTTTGAAAGTACTACAGATGCTATTATAAGCCAAAATTCAGATCCTAAAGTTATAACAAGTAGGAGAATTGTTTTTAGTtcagaattaatttctaacTTAACCGTATTATATAATATGTTACATTGTAATCAAAGTTTTCTTTCCAGCCTGCTTTTTTGTCGTTTTCTTCAAGAttatatagaaaataacAGAAGGGTAAATAGTGCATTAACAAAATATATGATGTCATTAGAAGAATCTAATGGAGTAATAGAAAGCTCTAGTAAAGTTAATAGAGgaagaaaatcaaaaagGAAAACGCGGATGAAAAAAAAGGCAAGTCGATCAAAAAGTCTTCTAAAAGATCCAGAATGtgaaaatcaagaaaaaaaaataagaaaattggattctaaatttagaaaattgTTCACTAGCTCTAATATTGGACTTGAAAGCatagaataa
- a CDS encoding hypothetical protein (with a signal peptide, within locus of cryptosporidium paralogs) codes for MLFKCLLCIVFFSQISNIKHCAPAPDIVRKSHKKHGVEFNAEISLLQTGARSLSYGFKRQASGGIPPDPYENLVELYEAEYNPTATVGLLQKYNNVFLRTLSKRTLENTQDFLVRALRSDITDCIILEEKLDVKLSVYLVEPEKFHEEIQILLTNYKAMIESKVESIAKYSKILTRVMSSLLSRMIKEYRTTSYSLFKLNNDNIQAIQRGLSFYQGLVSYLTDMGRMLSCNHNYMKETALCAFITTSIADYSSRYSSLIETLPGTKEYQMFEDIDHEEDIKEKKIGKSVGKKGKHGTKKK; via the coding sequence ATGTTATTTAAATGCTTACTCTGCATAGTATTCTTTTCTCAAATAAGTAATATAAAGCATTGCGCGCCAGCGCCAGACATTGTTCGAAAGTCACATAAGAAGCATGGAGTCGAATTTAATGCagaaatttcattattgcAGACGGGTGCAAGAAGTTTAAGTTATGGTTTTAAACGCCAAGCATCTGGTGGAATTCCGCCAGATCCATATGAAAATTTAGTAGAATTGTATGAAGCAGAGTATAACCCAACAGCTACTGTTGGGttattacaaaaatataataatgtGTTTTTACGTACTTTGTCAAAGAGAACCTTAGAAAATACACAAGACTTCCTTGTGAGAGCGCTTAGGAGCGATATTACTGATTGTATtatattagaagaaaaactTGATGTTAAGTTATCTGTTTATTTGGTCGAACCAGAAAAATTTCATGAggaaattcaaattctgtTAACTAATTACAAGGCTATGATTGAATCTAAAGTTGAATCAATCgcaaaatattcaaagattTTGACAAGAGTAATGTCAAGTTTGTTGAGTAGAATGATTAAGGAATATAGAACCACTTCATATTCTCTTTTTAAGTTAAATAATGACAATATTCAAGCAATTCAAAGAGGTTTGTCATTTTATCAAGGATTAGTTTCATACTTAACAGATATGGGCCGTATGTTATCATGTAATCACAATTATATGAAAGAAACAGCTTTGTGCGCTTTTATTACAACATCAATTGCTGATTATAGCTCTAGATATTCAAGTTTGATTGAAACTTTACCAGGAACTAAAGAATATCAAATGTTTGAGGATATTGATCATGAAGAAGAcataaaagaaaagaaaattggTAAAAGTGTTGGAAAAAAAGGTAAACATGgtacaaaaaaaaagtag